In the Gopherus flavomarginatus isolate rGopFla2 chromosome 6, rGopFla2.mat.asm, whole genome shotgun sequence genome, one interval contains:
- the LOC127054376 gene encoding actin-related protein 2-B-like: MDSQGRRVVVCDNGTGFVKCGFAGSNFPEHIFPALVGRPIIRSTARVGNIEIKDLMVGDEASELRSMLEVNYPMENGIVRNWDDMKYLWDYTFGPEKLNVDPRSCKILLTEPPMNPTKNREKIIEVMFETYQFEGVYIAIQAVLTLYAQGLLTGVVVDSGDGVTHICPVYEGFSLPHLTRRLDIAGRDITRYLIKLLLLRGYAFNHSADFETVRMMKEKLCYVGYNIEQEQKLAQETTVLVQSYTLPDGQVIKVGGERFEAPEALFQPHLINVEGVGVAELLFNTIQAADIDTRAEFYKHIVLSGGSTMYPGLPSRLEREIKQLYLERVLKGDVEKLSKFKIRIEDPPRRKHMVFLGGAVLADIMKDKDTFWLQRAEYLEKGTRILEKLGVTVR; this comes from the exons ATGGACAGCCAAGGCCGCAGGGTGGTGGTGTGCGACAATGGCACGGGG ttCGTTAAGTGCGGCTTTGCCGGCTCCAACTTCCCTGAGCAcatctttcctgccctggtcgGGCGCCCCATCATCCGCTCCACCGCCCGCGTGGGCAACATCGAGATCAAG GACCTGATGGTAGGGGATGAGGCCAGTGAGCTGCGCTCCATGCTGGAGGTGAACTACCCCATGGAGAATGGCATTGTGCGCAACTGGGACGACATGAAATACCTGTGGGACTACACCTTTGGGCCCGAGAAACTCAATGTTGACCCCCGCAGCTGCAAGATCCTGCTCActgagccccccatgaaccccacCAAGAATCGCGAGAAGATCATTGAG gtgATGTTTGAGACATACCAGTTTGAAGGCGTGTATATCGCCATCCAGGCCGTGCTGACTCTCTACGCCCAGG GCCTGCTGACTGGGGTGGTGGTGGACTCTGGGGACGGTGTGACCCACATCTGCCCTGTCTACGAgggcttctccctgccccacctcacccgGCGGTTGGACATTGCAGGACGGGACATCACCCGCTACCTCATCAAG CTCCTGTTGCTGCGGGGTTATGCCTTTAACCACTCTGCGGATTTTGAGACGGTGCGGATGATGAAGGAGAAGCTTTGCTACGTGGGGTACAACAttgagcaggagcagaagctggcTCAGGAGACCACAGTGCTGGTGCAGTCCTACACG ctgccGGATGGGCAAGTGATCAAGGTGGGGGGTGAGCGATTTGAGGCACCTGAGGCCCTATTCCAACCCCACCTCATCAATGTGGAGGGTGTAGGTGTGGCTGAGCTGCTCTTCAACACCATCCAGGCAGCTGATATCGACACCAG GGCAGAGTTCTACAAACACATTGTACTGTCAGGCGGTTCCACCATGTACCCGGGCCTGCCTTCCCGGCTGGAGCGTGAGATCAAACAGCTCTACCTGGAGCGGGTGCTCAAGGGCGATGTGGAGAAGCTGTCG AAATTCAAGATCCGGATTGAGGACCCACCGCGGCGGAAGCACATGGTGTTCCTGGGAGGCGCTGTGCTGGCCGACATCATGAAGGACAAGGATACCTTCTGGCTGCAGCGAGCCGAGTACCTGGAAAAGGGGACACGCATCctggagaagctgggggtcactGTGCGATAG